The Miscanthus floridulus cultivar M001 chromosome 6, ASM1932011v1, whole genome shotgun sequence genomic interval CTTATGATCTGTGGTAATCACTTGAACTTGTTGCACCAGATTTTGCTATTACTAATTGGGATATATTGGCGGAGGATCTAGACTCCTTGGGTTATCCCAAGCCATTAACAACTGCGATTGATTGTAagtgtttttttttattattttactgACCTCTTCAGGGTAGCATTTATGTTTCAGGCCGGCAATAACAGCGGGCATGGTTTGTGTATGTTTAACCAGGTGGCATGGTTTTGGTTAATAGTTTTGAAGAAATTTTTGGTGACACATATGATTCTGGCAAAGGTGTTTGGGGTATACTCAAGGAAACAATTTCAAAAGATTTATCTCAAAGTGTTGTCTCCCTTGCTTCATACAATGGTGATTTGTAGTAGAATGCTCGTAACTTCTCCATATTTGTAACTTGTCAAGATTTGTATTTGGTCATGATTAACCATTAATGGTCGAAAATCATGTTATGCAGGAGAGACGAGGTATTTTGCTTGTTCAGGCATAATTATAGAATGGAATGGACGTGCTGCTATTCTCACTTCAGCAAGCTTGGTTAGAGATCCTCGTGATGAATTCAAGATTTGGGACAACCTGAAGGTTGGTGCCCTTAACCATGCTGTACTCTTTGTCCCTTTAAGGTTCTTGCTTAAGTTTCTCGCTGTCATTTGCAGATTGATGTGTTGCTTCCAGACAAACAGCACACTGAAGGAACATTACAACATTGCCACTTACACTACAATGTTGCAATTGTCAGTTTCAACAGTGACCGTGCTTTTCCTACAATGAGTATTTCTGATGATAGGTCATCAGATGTTTCTGGCAAAGCAGTAGCGGTTGGACGTTGCTTTGAATCAGGCATGTTAATGACCACAAAAGGGCTACTGAATCAGGGGCACCGCCATAGCTTGCTTGATTGCAATGTTCTCTGGTACTCCAGTTGTGAAATCACCAAGGTTCCTTTTCTCGCCTTTCCATGGTGCATTTCTTTGCCTTTTACACGATGCTAATTGTAGCAGTCATTATTTTGTTGTTGTCGCTAGGCTGGCATTGGAGGACCCCTTATTGATTTTAAAGGGAGATTTATTGGCACGAACTTCTACGATGAGTATGAAGGAACTCCGTTCTTACCACAGTCATGTGTTCGCAAGGTTTTGGAACATTTCGAGAAGAAAAGGTATTTGTGGTGGTATATTCTTTCATGGGCTTACAAGTGCTGGGCGTATGACATGATTTACATGTACCTGGAAGAACTTTTATGGCCTAAATGGAAGTCTTTGTCATGTCTATTTATTAAGTATATATTCATTCTGCTGAtctgttccttttttttttgtatgtGTTGGATAGATTTCTTGCTGAAACCGATGGTGATGGTTATAAGAACAGGTACGTTTTATCTCATTACATACTGTACATTGTTTATTACAAGTGTCATGCATAAGGGTTTTATTTTAGGGAAAGAAAAGTGGGCTCATGTTCTGCTTCATCTCTAGGGTAACTTGATTATGACTGAAGTCCATGTTTGTTGTTGACAGATGGCCTGTGCCTATGCCATATTGGTGTCATCAGGATCCCAAGAAAGAGAAAcaagaaaggaaagaaagggTTGGCTTGCTCTTTAGGAAACAGTCATGGGCACCGCCTCGTAGGATTGAGGCATTGCCTACTTGTTAATTTGTCACCCGCTTCTAGCAATTGGTGGACCTAGCTTTTTTTTCTTACCCTGAACAGTGGCGAACCTTTTGTTTGTAGATGCTTATTAAAAATTTGCAGAGAGCAAAATGAGTCTGAGATTAAGTTCATATGGTGTATGGTGTAATGGCATCTCAACGTAACCTAATAACCTGGTAGCATGCATGAATGACAACCATCCTGGCAtatttcactatatatatttgttaCTTACTATTTTGTATATCCCATGCTTACTTTGTTGATTGATGAAAAAAAATTGGGTTCAAGAATCATGATTTGAGGCATCGCTGACTAGTTAATTTCTTACCCGCTTCTAGCAAGTGGCAGACCTAGCTTTTTCTTCTTACTCTGAACAGTTGTGAACCTTTTTTGTAGAAGCTCATTAAAAATTTACAGAGAGCCAAATGAACCATAAACTGATTGAACAATCCAATCGGATGTTGCTGCTCTTTAGGGATATGAGTCTGGGACTTGAGTCCATCTGGTGTAAAGTGCTTGTTAATGCATCAATACATCTGGTGTAAAGTGCTTGTTAATGCATTATTTCAATTATGGGAGAGGAATAAGAGGGAATCAGAGGAAGCGTGGAACTTTAATATAGAACTAGAGTTGGGCATACTAGGCTGAAGAATGCACAGGCCCTGCACCTAAACTACATCGAGTCACAAAAAAAAGGTGGTCATTCTGAGCCTCCAGGACCAAGACTTCAGGTTCAGCAATTTATAGAGTGAAAAGTTCATTAGGGAGCGCTTGCTGGATCGTCTAACAAAGCAGATTGAGCACAAAGACTTTAAACAGCTGTGAAATGGCAAGGGTATTAATTAATTAACAACAAAGTACCGAATGCAGCTGGTAGTTACAGATGTGCCAGTACATTCGATTGTACAGAATGACCCAGCAAGACATCCAAATGTCGCTTATAGTATCTTCTTAAGTCCATAAGTATTAACCTCAGCAGGTTAAAAATCAAACTAATAGCAATTCCAATTCGATGAAGCAGAGTCGAAAGCATCACTGCTTGGTGTTTTGCGATGCCTAGTAGGGAAGTGGCAAAACAATAAAAGGTGAAGACAATTGATCTGGAAGTAGGAGGCCGAATCCTTAGGACTATTAGTTGTTTCACAAATCAAAGCTTCCCAACATTGTCAACGAGTAATTTGCATGATAGGATAAGATGAAGATAACAAATTGAACTTAACTTCAGTCCAGCAAGTCACAGAAGCAGATTATATTTAATTCATTTCAGAGAACTATAATTTTGCGATTTGTCATGAACATCAGCACATGTATATCTTTACCGATTGGCTCACAGGTGTCATTATGACTGGAATGGTCGTATTAACTACACAATCACATGCAACATCATTCTGAGCTGAGCTTGTGGCATAGTGTATATAGTTCATCCATTACATTTGGCACCAACCATTGCATTATACCATACATATAGGAGTACACAAAAATGTGCACAGCTCACATGGTGCTGATGCACATTCCACTTGGTTTTCAGCGACAACACACTGTATAAACATTTCAGTACGTCTCAACACCAGTAGATTTGCAGTTGACGTCGAACCACACCTCATTGACACGGCCAATGATGCGGAATGGACTACTGTACTGTGCAACTGAGTAAGCGCTCTTGCTGGGGTAGTTTGTGGAGTTAGCCCAGGGTGACCGACTCAAGCTCATGGCAAGCTTCTCAGCTTCCTCAACCACGTTCTTGTCCCGTGCATAACCTGAGAAGCTCCTCACTGCAATGCAGTGGCTTGGCCATCTATCTGGATGCAGGTTCAGTTCTGGGAGAGGAACCGGAGGGGAAGCCTGGAACTTTGTTGGTAAGTAGAACCGAACAAAGTAGGCTGAGGAGTGCAGAGGCCCTGCACCTGGAACCACACTTGTAAGTACAGGGGTGGTCATTCTGATCCTCGAAGAGTTGAGGTTTGCGCCCATCAGGTACTGGAACAATCTGGCAGCCAGCAACAACATGGAAAAGATTTTAGAGATTGTTGGATCACATAAAGAAGATCAAGCAGTAGGGGAGTGAGCTAAAACAAATGTGACATTTGCAAGTGGTTATATATGTGGTGCAATCCTATGTACAGAAAATGATCTGGCAGAACATCAATATCTTATGGACAGGAATATCACAAGCTGAGCCTCAGGTATGTAGCCTCAGGTAATATCAAAACTAATAATAAAACTTCAGAATTCATGAGTTAGCAGAGTCATAGAATACCTGGTCAGAATTTCACAACACCAGTTAGTAGGAAACTGCCAAACACTACTCAGGTAAAGACTATCGGTTTGTCTGTAGGATGCCTTAGTATTATTAGATACTATTTCAAATATCGAAGAGTCTTCGTCAGTGAGTAATTTGCATaacaaaaaaataaatctttCAAATATCAAAGAGTCTTCGTCAGTGAGAATTTTGCATGGTTTTTGAGGCGTTGCGGCGTCCTGTGGCGCTGGGgggtacgcctggacgcctaggcgccTTCTAGGTGACGCCTAGGCGATATGGCATAACTAAAAGTCTAAAACCCTGTGGCGTCCTGCGGCGCCTGGGGTACGCCTCaccgcctaggcgacgcctcaaAAACCATGGTAATTTGCATAACAAAATAACGAAGAAATCAAAATGATCATAATTTCAAAATAGCAGGTTACAAAACGGATGGTTTAGTTAATTTCAGGAGCCCTGCAATTGATCATGAACATCAATAGAAGAAAATGCAGGTCTCCGTGTTCTTGAATTAGTACAGACTTATCTTTACCAGTTGCTATTCACAGGTTAGTTAGAGAGTTGTACCTACGATAACCATGAAGAGTCTAGTTAATCCTTATCTTACCACCATGGATACTCGTTTGGTTTTAAGGAAGCTCGGATACTTTtaactgaaaaaaaaaatgaacagGCCTCTACTCAAGATGAGATGACATTGATAGtaccttttttttttgaggaatctACAGTTACTTTTATTAAAACAGAACAGATAACAAAGCGTATgattacaaaacaaaattacgaGACATAAAAGGAAACAGACATTGATAGTACTTGCAAGTATCCATATCAACTGAAGTCTGAAGTGCACATCCACACAACAGCATTGCATCCTGGTGAACACCCAACAGCGCAACAACCCTCTCGGTCTTCGGTTTCCCCATCAAAATCCAATAGCAATCCAGTCCACTTTTTCTTGCATTTCTATCCATTACTATGCAAGAAATCGAAATCGACCGGACCGCGCCGCCCACACCCCACAGGGACTGGGGGAGGGGGGCAACCGATCGATCTGCTACCGAGCCGAGCGGAACAAGATCCCGG includes:
- the LOC136457385 gene encoding uncharacterized protein; amino-acid sequence: MAKQQNPIRIPMALPLPLVLVALLLPAARAAGETPQHTTVHAESDFEVRLYRDTVWMSAPTPDIPSFHVATKLGFHRLFQYLMGANLNSSRIRMTTPVLTSVVPGAGPLHSSAYFVRFYLPTKFQASPPVPLPELNLHPDRWPSHCIAVRSFSGYARDKNVVEEAEKLAMSLSRSPWANSTNYPSKSAYSVAQYSSPFRIIGRVNEVWFDVNCKSTGVETY
- the LOC136457383 gene encoding uncharacterized protein isoform X1 is translated as MQAADNNNDLTVTASSNEEQWTTSKGGRETTSDYRLTSSNKRQKTSCDDDTAYSSVPTTTTSSLSDEKQKTPTCEGEIRNDGSFTSGSINILACSGIPIETKTPTTTRLLTSEKFKCVMHPIMSPWHGWNNILWVRDLLLLHGTLNNEVEVLPGSNLLAIELTDSGGPTLIRGTLQTEDSSASEDGIELSASTCNISKAGDGGPLFDDNGNFVGMNLFLDTKRGAFMQRNVIIEKLEKFEKRIEWLVSKSRRNIQARKRRELQRCIMSRTKDFAITNWDILAEDLDSLGYPKPLTTAIDCGMVLVNSFEEIFGDTYDSGKGVWGILKETISKDLSQSVVSLASYNGETRYFACSGIIIEWNGRAAILTSASLVRDPRDEFKIWDNLKIDVLLPDKQHTEGTLQHCHLHYNVAIVSFNSDRAFPTMSISDDRSSDVSGKAVAVGRCFESGMLMTTKGLLNQGHRHSLLDCNVLWYSSCEITKAGIGGPLIDFKGRFIGTNFYDEYEGTPFLPQSCVRKVLEHFEKKRFLAETDGDGYKNRWPVPMPYWCHQDPKKEKQERKERVGLLFRKQSWAPPRRIEALPTC
- the LOC136457383 gene encoding uncharacterized protein isoform X3, which encodes MLRHSYRNQNTYHYKTVDFRKVGFKCVMHPIMSPWHGWNNILWVRDLLLLHGTLNNEVEVLPGSNLLAIELTDSGGPTLIRGTLQTEDSSASEDGIELSASTCNISKAGDGGPLFDDNGNFVGMNLFLDTKRGAFMQRNVIIEKLEKFEKRIEWLVSKSRRNIQARKRRELQRCIMSRTKDFAITNWDILAEDLDSLGYPKPLTTAIDCGMVLVNSFEEIFGDTYDSGKGVWGILKETISKDLSQSVVSLASYNGETRYFACSGIIIEWNGRAAILTSASLVRDPRDEFKIWDNLKIDVLLPDKQHTEGTLQHCHLHYNVAIVSFNSDRAFPTMSISDDRSSDVSGKAVAVGRCFESGMLMTTKGLLNQGHRHSLLDCNVLWYSSCEITKAGIGGPLIDFKGRFIGTNFYDEYEGTPFLPQSCVRKVLEHFEKKRFLAETDGDGYKNRWPVPMPYWCHQDPKKEKQERKERVGLLFRKQSWAPPRRIEALPTC
- the LOC136457383 gene encoding uncharacterized protein isoform X4, producing MPVMTWRFKCVMHPIMSPWHGWNNILWVRDLLLLHGTLNNEVEVLPGSNLLAIELTDSGGPTLIRGTLQTEDSSASEDGIELSASTCNISKAGDGGPLFDDNGNFVGMNLFLDTKRGAFMQRNVIIEKLEKFEKRIEWLVSKSRRNIQARKRRELQRCIMSRTKDFAITNWDILAEDLDSLGYPKPLTTAIDCGMVLVNSFEEIFGDTYDSGKGVWGILKETISKDLSQSVVSLASYNGETRYFACSGIIIEWNGRAAILTSASLVRDPRDEFKIWDNLKIDVLLPDKQHTEGTLQHCHLHYNVAIVSFNSDRAFPTMSISDDRSSDVSGKAVAVGRCFESGMLMTTKGLLNQGHRHSLLDCNVLWYSSCEITKAGIGGPLIDFKGRFIGTNFYDEYEGTPFLPQSCVRKVLEHFEKKRFLAETDGDGYKNRWPVPMPYWCHQDPKKEKQERKERVGLLFRKQSWAPPRRIEALPTC
- the LOC136457383 gene encoding uncharacterized protein isoform X2, whose translation is MHPLLILLVLYYFLVCLCYFIFSSYLLLYLLSFFRFKCVMHPIMSPWHGWNNILWVRDLLLLHGTLNNEVEVLPGSNLLAIELTDSGGPTLIRGTLQTEDSSASEDGIELSASTCNISKAGDGGPLFDDNGNFVGMNLFLDTKRGAFMQRNVIIEKLEKFEKRIEWLVSKSRRNIQARKRRELQRCIMSRTKDFAITNWDILAEDLDSLGYPKPLTTAIDCGMVLVNSFEEIFGDTYDSGKGVWGILKETISKDLSQSVVSLASYNGETRYFACSGIIIEWNGRAAILTSASLVRDPRDEFKIWDNLKIDVLLPDKQHTEGTLQHCHLHYNVAIVSFNSDRAFPTMSISDDRSSDVSGKAVAVGRCFESGMLMTTKGLLNQGHRHSLLDCNVLWYSSCEITKAGIGGPLIDFKGRFIGTNFYDEYEGTPFLPQSCVRKVLEHFEKKRFLAETDGDGYKNRWPVPMPYWCHQDPKKEKQERKERVGLLFRKQSWAPPRRIEALPTC
- the LOC136457383 gene encoding uncharacterized protein isoform X5, with the protein product MHPIMSPWHGWNNILWVRDLLLLHGTLNNEVEVLPGSNLLAIELTDSGGPTLIRGTLQTEDSSASEDGIELSASTCNISKAGDGGPLFDDNGNFVGMNLFLDTKRGAFMQRNVIIEKLEKFEKRIEWLVSKSRRNIQARKRRELQRCIMSRTKDFAITNWDILAEDLDSLGYPKPLTTAIDCGMVLVNSFEEIFGDTYDSGKGVWGILKETISKDLSQSVVSLASYNGETRYFACSGIIIEWNGRAAILTSASLVRDPRDEFKIWDNLKIDVLLPDKQHTEGTLQHCHLHYNVAIVSFNSDRAFPTMSISDDRSSDVSGKAVAVGRCFESGMLMTTKGLLNQGHRHSLLDCNVLWYSSCEITKAGIGGPLIDFKGRFIGTNFYDEYEGTPFLPQSCVRKVLEHFEKKRFLAETDGDGYKNRWPVPMPYWCHQDPKKEKQERKERVGLLFRKQSWAPPRRIEALPTC